From Streptomyces griseorubiginosus, one genomic window encodes:
- a CDS encoding sugar ABC transporter permease: MSRTTQAPPPRTTESRGAAPTPRRRPASPQWAAWAFLAPVTLYLGLFYAYPLYRNLDLSLRDYTVRSFVQGNAPFTGLANYRKILDDPTFAPALLHTVVFTAVCLVFQYAIGLALAVFFNQNFRLSATLRALFLVPWLLPLIVSASTWSWMLNSDSGIVNALLSALGIDPVNWLTSPSWSLASVIIANIWIGVPFNLVVLHSGLQSIPSSLYEAAALDGANAWQRFWRITFPLLRPVSAITLLLGLVYTLKVFDIIWIMTKGGPADSSTTFATWSYRLGFGNLLPAFGPGAAVGNLLVVAALVFGLVYVRVQRKQALS; this comes from the coding sequence ATGAGCCGCACGACCCAAGCGCCGCCCCCGCGGACCACCGAGTCCCGGGGTGCGGCCCCCACACCCAGGCGCCGGCCCGCCTCCCCGCAGTGGGCCGCCTGGGCCTTCCTCGCCCCGGTGACCCTTTACCTCGGCCTCTTCTACGCCTATCCCCTCTACCGCAACCTCGACCTGAGCCTGCGCGACTACACCGTCCGCTCCTTCGTCCAGGGCAACGCGCCCTTCACGGGACTGGCCAACTACCGGAAGATCCTGGACGACCCGACCTTCGCCCCCGCCCTGCTGCACACCGTGGTGTTCACCGCCGTGTGCCTGGTCTTCCAGTACGCCATCGGCCTGGCGCTGGCGGTCTTCTTCAACCAGAACTTCCGGCTCTCCGCCACCCTGCGGGCCCTGTTCCTGGTGCCCTGGCTGCTCCCCCTGATCGTGTCGGCGTCCACCTGGTCCTGGATGCTCAACAGCGACTCCGGCATCGTCAACGCCCTGCTGAGCGCCCTCGGTATCGACCCGGTCAACTGGCTGACGTCGCCGTCCTGGTCACTGGCGTCGGTGATCATCGCGAACATCTGGATCGGCGTCCCCTTCAACCTGGTCGTGCTCCACAGCGGCCTCCAGTCCATCCCGTCGAGCCTGTACGAGGCGGCGGCGCTGGACGGGGCGAACGCCTGGCAGCGCTTCTGGCGCATCACCTTCCCGCTGCTGCGCCCGGTCTCCGCGATCACCCTGCTGCTGGGTCTCGTCTACACCCTCAAGGTCTTCGACATCATCTGGATCATGACCAAGGGCGGCCCGGCGGACTCCTCCACCACCTTCGCCACCTGGTCCTACCGGCTCGGCTTCGGCAACCTCCTGCCCGCCTTCGGCCCGGGAGCCGCCGTGGGCAACCTGCTGGTGGTCGCCGCCCTGGTCTTCGGCCTCGTCTACGTGCGGGTCCAGCGGAAGCAGGCACTGTCATGA
- a CDS encoding carbohydrate ABC transporter permease, translated as MTRPLKTALGLLLTALMLFPVYWMINVSFTRDQDMRKSPPDLFPVHGTLAGYRTVLDEQLPYLGTSLVIGLGTVVLTVALAAPAGYALAKLRPRGGGVLSFLLLAAQMIPGIIMAMGFYAIYLQLGMLQSVPGLIVADSTLAVPFAVLIFTAFMSGIPGELLQAAQVDGARALRTFWSVVLPMSRNAVVTVSLFAFLWSWSDFVFAGTLVNGGAHEPITLGIYHYIGNNNQEWNAIMATAVVASLPAAVILVLAQRYVAAGVTAGAVKD; from the coding sequence ATGACACGCCCCCTGAAGACGGCCCTCGGCCTGCTGCTGACCGCGCTCATGCTCTTCCCGGTCTACTGGATGATCAACGTGTCCTTCACCCGGGACCAGGACATGCGCAAGAGCCCGCCCGACCTGTTCCCCGTCCACGGCACCCTGGCCGGCTACCGGACCGTCCTCGACGAGCAGTTGCCGTACCTCGGCACCAGCCTGGTCATCGGCCTCGGCACCGTCGTCCTCACCGTGGCCCTGGCCGCCCCCGCCGGCTACGCGCTCGCCAAGCTGCGCCCGCGCGGCGGCGGAGTGCTCAGCTTCCTCCTCCTGGCCGCCCAGATGATCCCCGGCATCATCATGGCGATGGGCTTCTACGCCATCTACCTGCAACTCGGCATGCTCCAGTCCGTCCCCGGACTGATCGTCGCCGACTCCACCCTGGCCGTCCCCTTCGCGGTGCTCATCTTCACCGCGTTCATGTCCGGCATCCCCGGCGAACTCCTCCAGGCCGCCCAGGTGGACGGGGCACGCGCCCTGCGGACCTTCTGGTCGGTGGTCCTGCCGATGAGCCGCAACGCCGTCGTCACGGTCTCCCTGTTCGCGTTCCTGTGGTCCTGGTCCGACTTCGTCTTCGCGGGAACCCTGGTCAACGGCGGCGCCCACGAGCCCATCACGCTCGGCATCTACCACTACATCGGCAACAACAACCAGGAGTGGAACGCCATCATGGCCACCGCCGTCGTGGCCTCGCTGCCGGCCGCGGTCATCCTCGTCCTGGCTCAGCGCTATGTCGCCGCCGGTGTGACCGCCGGCGCCGTCAAGGACTGA